One Meriones unguiculatus strain TT.TT164.6M chromosome 5, Bangor_MerUng_6.1, whole genome shotgun sequence DNA segment encodes these proteins:
- the Marchf8 gene encoding E3 ubiquitin-protein ligase MARCHF8 isoform X2, with amino-acid sequence MSMPLHQISAIPSQDATSARVYRGKTKDKEREQAGSSPPSTTAPVSSFSRTSVTPSNQDICSSSAVFSECCHYSPVQSAVVLKAPPCQSSLTQGLTVTVICKDTLQASKRNPFGSDWDQALRPSKNTKARRALRFSKSLSDVGVKTQDTLESFDYMERTCSEGKLVLPQGPSLKKNRLHHKEKRVEHCPPLDHSKHSCVLAPSINHSAASKREAGKGSVRIPLLEEKADGETRLRSQRLLRYLFSLSRGSSASSLHRFHELESHASRLHTAKSSSWLAESTDFCSDEMGDDDVFEDTLSAKLKSRVLRAPLCSVEKDSDLDCPSPPSEKCTPTSPVSTSGDACRICHCEGDDESPLITPCHCTGSLHFVHQACLQQWIKSSDTRCCELCKYEFIMETKLKPLRKWERLQMTASERRKIMCSVTFHVIAITCVVWSLYVLIDRTAEEIKQGQVTGILEWPFWTKLVVVAIGFTGGLLFMYVQCKVYLQLWKRLKAYNRVIYVQNCPETSKKNIFEKSALTEPTLENKEGHGMCHSTTNSSCTEPEDTGAEIINV; translated from the exons GCTGGGAGCAGTCCTCCATCCACGACGGCTCCAGTGTCTTCCTTCTCTCGCACTTCTGTCACACCATCCAACCAGGACATCTGCAG TTCCAGTGCAGTGTTTTCTGAGTGTTGTCACTACAGTCCTGTGCAGTCTGCTGTTGTCTTGAAAGCTCCTCCATGCCAGAGTTCTCTGACCCAAGGGCTCACTGTGACAGTTATCTGTAAAGACACATTACAGGCATCAAAGAGAAATCCTTTTGGTTCAGACTGGGACCAAGCCTTGAGGCCTTCTAAGAATACTAAGGCCCGAAGAGCACTCAGATTCTCAAAGTCACTAAGTGATGTGGGTGTGAAGACCCAGGATACTTTGGAAAGCTTTGACTATATGGAAAGAACTTGTTCTGAAGGGAAATtggtgcttcctcaaggtccatcTCTCAAAAAGAACAGGCTCCATCATAAAGAAAAAAGAGTGGAGCATTGCCCACCCCTCGACCATTCCAAACACTCTTGCGTCTTAGCCCCTTCCATCAACCATTCAGCTGCCTCAAAGAGGGAAGCTGGCAAGGGGAGCGTGCGCATCCCACTTTTGGAGGAGAAAGCTGATGGTGAGACCAGGTTGAGAAGCCAGCGACTGCTCCGGTACCTATTCTCGCTCTCCCGTGGCTCAAGTGCCAGCAGCCTGCATAGATTTCATGAGCTGGAGAGCCATGCCAGCCGTCTGCATACTGCTAAGTCCTCCAGCTGGCTGGCAGAGAGCACGGACTTCTGTTCTGATGAAATGGGAGATGACGACGTCTTTGAGGATACATTGTCTGCCAAACTGAAGAGCAGGGTCCTGCGTGCGCCCCTCTGTTCAGTAGAGAAGGACAGTGACCTGGATTGTCCTTCTCCGCCCTCTGAAAAATGCACTCCCACCTCTCCTGTGTCCACCTCAGGGGATGCCTGCAG GATCTGCCACTGTGAAGGAGATGACGAGAGCCCTCTGATCACTCCCTGTCACTGCACAGGAAGCCTCCATTTTGTGCATCAGGCTTGCCTGCAGCAGTGGATCAAGAGTTCTGACACACGCTGCTGTGAACTCTGCAAGTACGAGTTCATCATGGAGACCAAGCTGAAACCTTTGAGGAAA TGGGAGAGGTTGCAGATGACCGCCAGTGAGCGCAGGAAGATCATGTGCTCAGTGACATTTCATGTCATTGCTATCACCTGTGTAGTCTGGTCCTTATATGTACTCATTGACCGAACAGCAGAGGAGATCAAGCAGGGTCAGGTGACAG gaATCCTAGAGTGGCCTTTCTGGACTAAGCTGGTAGTTGTGGCCATCGGCTTCACCGGAGGACTTCTCTTTATGTATGTTCAGTGCAAGGTGTATCTACAATTATGGAAAAGACTCAAGGCTTATAATAGAGTGATTTATGTTCAAAACTGTCCAGAAACaagtaaaaagaatatttttgaaaAGTCTGCATTAACAGAGCCCACCCTTGAAAATAAAGAAGGACATGGAATGTGTCATTCCACCACAAATTCTTCTTGCACAGAGCCTGAAGACACTGGAGCAGAAATTATTAATGTCTGA
- the Marchf8 gene encoding E3 ubiquitin-protein ligase MARCHF8 isoform X3: MSHPSNISKAGSSPPSTTAPVSSFSRTSVTPSNQDICSSSAVFSECCHYSPVQSAVVLKAPPCQSSLTQGLTVTVICKDTLQASKRNPFGSDWDQALRPSKNTKARRALRFSKSLSDVGVKTQDTLESFDYMERTCSEGKLVLPQGPSLKKNRLHHKEKRVEHCPPLDHSKHSCVLAPSINHSAASKREAGKGSVRIPLLEEKADGETRLRSQRLLRYLFSLSRGSSASSLHRFHELESHASRLHTAKSSSWLAESTDFCSDEMGDDDVFEDTLSAKLKSRVLRAPLCSVEKDSDLDCPSPPSEKCTPTSPVSTSGDACRICHCEGDDESPLITPCHCTGSLHFVHQACLQQWIKSSDTRCCELCKYEFIMETKLKPLRKWERLQMTASERRKIMCSVTFHVIAITCVVWSLYVLIDRTAEEIKQGQVTGILEWPFWTKLVVVAIGFTGGLLFMYVQCKVYLQLWKRLKAYNRVIYVQNCPETSKKNIFEKSALTEPTLENKEGHGMCHSTTNSSCTEPEDTGAEIINV, from the exons ATGAGTCATCCAAGCAACATTTCTAAG GCTGGGAGCAGTCCTCCATCCACGACGGCTCCAGTGTCTTCCTTCTCTCGCACTTCTGTCACACCATCCAACCAGGACATCTGCAG TTCCAGTGCAGTGTTTTCTGAGTGTTGTCACTACAGTCCTGTGCAGTCTGCTGTTGTCTTGAAAGCTCCTCCATGCCAGAGTTCTCTGACCCAAGGGCTCACTGTGACAGTTATCTGTAAAGACACATTACAGGCATCAAAGAGAAATCCTTTTGGTTCAGACTGGGACCAAGCCTTGAGGCCTTCTAAGAATACTAAGGCCCGAAGAGCACTCAGATTCTCAAAGTCACTAAGTGATGTGGGTGTGAAGACCCAGGATACTTTGGAAAGCTTTGACTATATGGAAAGAACTTGTTCTGAAGGGAAATtggtgcttcctcaaggtccatcTCTCAAAAAGAACAGGCTCCATCATAAAGAAAAAAGAGTGGAGCATTGCCCACCCCTCGACCATTCCAAACACTCTTGCGTCTTAGCCCCTTCCATCAACCATTCAGCTGCCTCAAAGAGGGAAGCTGGCAAGGGGAGCGTGCGCATCCCACTTTTGGAGGAGAAAGCTGATGGTGAGACCAGGTTGAGAAGCCAGCGACTGCTCCGGTACCTATTCTCGCTCTCCCGTGGCTCAAGTGCCAGCAGCCTGCATAGATTTCATGAGCTGGAGAGCCATGCCAGCCGTCTGCATACTGCTAAGTCCTCCAGCTGGCTGGCAGAGAGCACGGACTTCTGTTCTGATGAAATGGGAGATGACGACGTCTTTGAGGATACATTGTCTGCCAAACTGAAGAGCAGGGTCCTGCGTGCGCCCCTCTGTTCAGTAGAGAAGGACAGTGACCTGGATTGTCCTTCTCCGCCCTCTGAAAAATGCACTCCCACCTCTCCTGTGTCCACCTCAGGGGATGCCTGCAG GATCTGCCACTGTGAAGGAGATGACGAGAGCCCTCTGATCACTCCCTGTCACTGCACAGGAAGCCTCCATTTTGTGCATCAGGCTTGCCTGCAGCAGTGGATCAAGAGTTCTGACACACGCTGCTGTGAACTCTGCAAGTACGAGTTCATCATGGAGACCAAGCTGAAACCTTTGAGGAAA TGGGAGAGGTTGCAGATGACCGCCAGTGAGCGCAGGAAGATCATGTGCTCAGTGACATTTCATGTCATTGCTATCACCTGTGTAGTCTGGTCCTTATATGTACTCATTGACCGAACAGCAGAGGAGATCAAGCAGGGTCAGGTGACAG gaATCCTAGAGTGGCCTTTCTGGACTAAGCTGGTAGTTGTGGCCATCGGCTTCACCGGAGGACTTCTCTTTATGTATGTTCAGTGCAAGGTGTATCTACAATTATGGAAAAGACTCAAGGCTTATAATAGAGTGATTTATGTTCAAAACTGTCCAGAAACaagtaaaaagaatatttttgaaaAGTCTGCATTAACAGAGCCCACCCTTGAAAATAAAGAAGGACATGGAATGTGTCATTCCACCACAAATTCTTCTTGCACAGAGCCTGAAGACACTGGAGCAGAAATTATTAATGTCTGA
- the Marchf8 gene encoding E3 ubiquitin-protein ligase MARCHF8 isoform X1, producing MSMPLHQISAIPSQDATSARVYRGKTKDKEREQNEKTLGHSMSHPSNISKAGSSPPSTTAPVSSFSRTSVTPSNQDICSSSAVFSECCHYSPVQSAVVLKAPPCQSSLTQGLTVTVICKDTLQASKRNPFGSDWDQALRPSKNTKARRALRFSKSLSDVGVKTQDTLESFDYMERTCSEGKLVLPQGPSLKKNRLHHKEKRVEHCPPLDHSKHSCVLAPSINHSAASKREAGKGSVRIPLLEEKADGETRLRSQRLLRYLFSLSRGSSASSLHRFHELESHASRLHTAKSSSWLAESTDFCSDEMGDDDVFEDTLSAKLKSRVLRAPLCSVEKDSDLDCPSPPSEKCTPTSPVSTSGDACRICHCEGDDESPLITPCHCTGSLHFVHQACLQQWIKSSDTRCCELCKYEFIMETKLKPLRKWERLQMTASERRKIMCSVTFHVIAITCVVWSLYVLIDRTAEEIKQGQVTGILEWPFWTKLVVVAIGFTGGLLFMYVQCKVYLQLWKRLKAYNRVIYVQNCPETSKKNIFEKSALTEPTLENKEGHGMCHSTTNSSCTEPEDTGAEIINV from the exons AATGAGAAGACATTGGGACATTCCATGAGTCATCCAAGCAACATTTCTAAG GCTGGGAGCAGTCCTCCATCCACGACGGCTCCAGTGTCTTCCTTCTCTCGCACTTCTGTCACACCATCCAACCAGGACATCTGCAG TTCCAGTGCAGTGTTTTCTGAGTGTTGTCACTACAGTCCTGTGCAGTCTGCTGTTGTCTTGAAAGCTCCTCCATGCCAGAGTTCTCTGACCCAAGGGCTCACTGTGACAGTTATCTGTAAAGACACATTACAGGCATCAAAGAGAAATCCTTTTGGTTCAGACTGGGACCAAGCCTTGAGGCCTTCTAAGAATACTAAGGCCCGAAGAGCACTCAGATTCTCAAAGTCACTAAGTGATGTGGGTGTGAAGACCCAGGATACTTTGGAAAGCTTTGACTATATGGAAAGAACTTGTTCTGAAGGGAAATtggtgcttcctcaaggtccatcTCTCAAAAAGAACAGGCTCCATCATAAAGAAAAAAGAGTGGAGCATTGCCCACCCCTCGACCATTCCAAACACTCTTGCGTCTTAGCCCCTTCCATCAACCATTCAGCTGCCTCAAAGAGGGAAGCTGGCAAGGGGAGCGTGCGCATCCCACTTTTGGAGGAGAAAGCTGATGGTGAGACCAGGTTGAGAAGCCAGCGACTGCTCCGGTACCTATTCTCGCTCTCCCGTGGCTCAAGTGCCAGCAGCCTGCATAGATTTCATGAGCTGGAGAGCCATGCCAGCCGTCTGCATACTGCTAAGTCCTCCAGCTGGCTGGCAGAGAGCACGGACTTCTGTTCTGATGAAATGGGAGATGACGACGTCTTTGAGGATACATTGTCTGCCAAACTGAAGAGCAGGGTCCTGCGTGCGCCCCTCTGTTCAGTAGAGAAGGACAGTGACCTGGATTGTCCTTCTCCGCCCTCTGAAAAATGCACTCCCACCTCTCCTGTGTCCACCTCAGGGGATGCCTGCAG GATCTGCCACTGTGAAGGAGATGACGAGAGCCCTCTGATCACTCCCTGTCACTGCACAGGAAGCCTCCATTTTGTGCATCAGGCTTGCCTGCAGCAGTGGATCAAGAGTTCTGACACACGCTGCTGTGAACTCTGCAAGTACGAGTTCATCATGGAGACCAAGCTGAAACCTTTGAGGAAA TGGGAGAGGTTGCAGATGACCGCCAGTGAGCGCAGGAAGATCATGTGCTCAGTGACATTTCATGTCATTGCTATCACCTGTGTAGTCTGGTCCTTATATGTACTCATTGACCGAACAGCAGAGGAGATCAAGCAGGGTCAGGTGACAG gaATCCTAGAGTGGCCTTTCTGGACTAAGCTGGTAGTTGTGGCCATCGGCTTCACCGGAGGACTTCTCTTTATGTATGTTCAGTGCAAGGTGTATCTACAATTATGGAAAAGACTCAAGGCTTATAATAGAGTGATTTATGTTCAAAACTGTCCAGAAACaagtaaaaagaatatttttgaaaAGTCTGCATTAACAGAGCCCACCCTTGAAAATAAAGAAGGACATGGAATGTGTCATTCCACCACAAATTCTTCTTGCACAGAGCCTGAAGACACTGGAGCAGAAATTATTAATGTCTGA